Proteins encoded within one genomic window of Argiope bruennichi chromosome 7, qqArgBrue1.1, whole genome shotgun sequence:
- the LOC129976606 gene encoding thyroid hormone receptor beta-like isoform X1: protein MLNLLCFGFVVGNSWQYTGHALPAMSLPPNGSQQSPHHHLPPLDCPSVPTQHYSSASSRRQKVCGACGDRAKSYHFGGISCDSCKAFFRRSVQNEAFKNFHCPYEGKCEITITSRKCCQYCRFQKCLSIGMETGWVMTEEERLALVKNRMERKQRQGVSESGAHSQETGKKPYRTTPISEYEPDINDLSKYLEPDDMKLIEFLVNAYEESYNEVPFSEHLHKTVPTTGRTRTEILDMFFTAVKQFTNFSQKLDAFSKIQQHDKEILLRTGVLELCFIRGAYIYDDKLARWPHTGKPMYRDSPTLDADDIKKLVSAELFEKHMEFIRSIKDLHLDEATVMLLLVIVLMSPDRPGLENEVLVAKEQEKFYILMRKYMNWRYGEENNATLYPKVLLRLPDLRELNDNHTDYNLRLASEEIQQIQQKLSSLKIDSCFQRSEGASSNISSHGSRSSTPGTSAASSSEAYARVPWSLVRDVLRAPTSPYSQEEESNSSESSDRVAPFRS from the exons CCATGAGCCTGCCTCCAAATGGCAGCCAGCAGTCGCCTCACCACCACTTGCCACCGCTGGATTGTCCGTCAGTCCCGACCCAGCACTACTCCTCCGCGTCGAGCAGGCGCCAGAAGGTATGCGGGGCCTGCGGAGACAGAGCCAAGAGCTACCATTTTGGCGGCATCTCCTGCGATTCCTGCAAGGCATTTTTTAGGAGATCCGTCCAGAACGAGGCCTTCAAGAACTTCCACTGCCCCTATGAGGGGAAGTGCGAGATCACTATCACCTCCAGAAAGTGCTGTCAGTACTGCAGATTCCAGAAATGTCTGTCCATCG GAATGGAAACTGGTTGGGTTATGACAGAAGAAGAACGTCTAGCCCTTGTCAAAAACCGAATGGAAAGAAAACAGAGACAGGGCGTGTCAGAATCTGGAGCTCATTCTCAAGAAACTGGGAAGAAGCCGTACCGCACAACTCCTATATCTGAATACGAACCTGACATAAACGACTTATCAAAGTACCTAGAGCCGGATGATATGAAGCTTATTGAGTTCCTCGTGAATGCGTACGAAGAAAGCTACAACGAAGTGCCTTTCAGTGAACACCTGCACAAAACTGTCCCGACGACCGGAAGGACCAGGACCGAGATCCTGGACATGTTCTTCACCGCCGTCAAACAGTTTACTAACTTCTCCCAAAAGCTGGATGCATTTTCCAAAATTCAGCAGCACGACAAAGAAATTCTGCTGAGAACTGGTGTCCTTGAGCTGTGCTTCATTCGCGGTGCCTATATTTATGACGATAAACTCGCCAGGTGGCCTCACACTGGCAAGCCTATGTACAGAGATTCTCCGACTCTGGATGCAGACGACATCAAGAAACTGGTGTCCGCCGAGCTGTTCGAGAAGCACATGGAGTTCATCCGCAGCATCAAAGACCTGCATCTGGACGAGGCCACCGTCATGCTGCTCCTAGTGATTGTCCTCATGTCTCCTGACCGACCTGGCTTGGAAAACGAGGTGTTGGTGGCAAAGGAGCAGGAGAAGTTTTACATTCTAATGAGAAAGTACATGAATTGGCGCTACGGAGAAGAGAACAATGCCACGCTGTATCCTAAAGTTTTACTTCGGTTGCCAGATCTGAGAGAACTCAATGATAATCACACAGATTATAATCTGAGATTGGCATCAGAAGAAATCCAGCAGATCCAACAGAAACTCTCTTCGCTGAAGATAGATTCATGTTTCCAGAGATCTGAAGGGGCATCCAGCAATATCAGCAGCCATGGATCGAGGAGCTCGACTCCAGGAACGAGTGCAGCCTCGAGCTCAGAGGCATACGCTCGTGTTCCTTGGAGCCTGGTTCGGGATGTCTTGAGGGCTCCGACTTCTCCCTATTCACAGGAAGAAGAGTCAAATTCTAGTGAAAGCTCGGACAGAGTGGCGCCTTTCCGAAGCTAA
- the LOC129976606 gene encoding thyroid hormone receptor beta-like isoform X2, whose translation MIWNICERERLNHLAFQVLALNAMSLPPNGSQQSPHHHLPPLDCPSVPTQHYSSASSRRQKVCGACGDRAKSYHFGGISCDSCKAFFRRSVQNEAFKNFHCPYEGKCEITITSRKCCQYCRFQKCLSIGMETGWVMTEEERLALVKNRMERKQRQGVSESGAHSQETGKKPYRTTPISEYEPDINDLSKYLEPDDMKLIEFLVNAYEESYNEVPFSEHLHKTVPTTGRTRTEILDMFFTAVKQFTNFSQKLDAFSKIQQHDKEILLRTGVLELCFIRGAYIYDDKLARWPHTGKPMYRDSPTLDADDIKKLVSAELFEKHMEFIRSIKDLHLDEATVMLLLVIVLMSPDRPGLENEVLVAKEQEKFYILMRKYMNWRYGEENNATLYPKVLLRLPDLRELNDNHTDYNLRLASEEIQQIQQKLSSLKIDSCFQRSEGASSNISSHGSRSSTPGTSAASSSEAYARVPWSLVRDVLRAPTSPYSQEEESNSSESSDRVAPFRS comes from the exons CCATGAGCCTGCCTCCAAATGGCAGCCAGCAGTCGCCTCACCACCACTTGCCACCGCTGGATTGTCCGTCAGTCCCGACCCAGCACTACTCCTCCGCGTCGAGCAGGCGCCAGAAGGTATGCGGGGCCTGCGGAGACAGAGCCAAGAGCTACCATTTTGGCGGCATCTCCTGCGATTCCTGCAAGGCATTTTTTAGGAGATCCGTCCAGAACGAGGCCTTCAAGAACTTCCACTGCCCCTATGAGGGGAAGTGCGAGATCACTATCACCTCCAGAAAGTGCTGTCAGTACTGCAGATTCCAGAAATGTCTGTCCATCG GAATGGAAACTGGTTGGGTTATGACAGAAGAAGAACGTCTAGCCCTTGTCAAAAACCGAATGGAAAGAAAACAGAGACAGGGCGTGTCAGAATCTGGAGCTCATTCTCAAGAAACTGGGAAGAAGCCGTACCGCACAACTCCTATATCTGAATACGAACCTGACATAAACGACTTATCAAAGTACCTAGAGCCGGATGATATGAAGCTTATTGAGTTCCTCGTGAATGCGTACGAAGAAAGCTACAACGAAGTGCCTTTCAGTGAACACCTGCACAAAACTGTCCCGACGACCGGAAGGACCAGGACCGAGATCCTGGACATGTTCTTCACCGCCGTCAAACAGTTTACTAACTTCTCCCAAAAGCTGGATGCATTTTCCAAAATTCAGCAGCACGACAAAGAAATTCTGCTGAGAACTGGTGTCCTTGAGCTGTGCTTCATTCGCGGTGCCTATATTTATGACGATAAACTCGCCAGGTGGCCTCACACTGGCAAGCCTATGTACAGAGATTCTCCGACTCTGGATGCAGACGACATCAAGAAACTGGTGTCCGCCGAGCTGTTCGAGAAGCACATGGAGTTCATCCGCAGCATCAAAGACCTGCATCTGGACGAGGCCACCGTCATGCTGCTCCTAGTGATTGTCCTCATGTCTCCTGACCGACCTGGCTTGGAAAACGAGGTGTTGGTGGCAAAGGAGCAGGAGAAGTTTTACATTCTAATGAGAAAGTACATGAATTGGCGCTACGGAGAAGAGAACAATGCCACGCTGTATCCTAAAGTTTTACTTCGGTTGCCAGATCTGAGAGAACTCAATGATAATCACACAGATTATAATCTGAGATTGGCATCAGAAGAAATCCAGCAGATCCAACAGAAACTCTCTTCGCTGAAGATAGATTCATGTTTCCAGAGATCTGAAGGGGCATCCAGCAATATCAGCAGCCATGGATCGAGGAGCTCGACTCCAGGAACGAGTGCAGCCTCGAGCTCAGAGGCATACGCTCGTGTTCCTTGGAGCCTGGTTCGGGATGTCTTGAGGGCTCCGACTTCTCCCTATTCACAGGAAGAAGAGTCAAATTCTAGTGAAAGCTCGGACAGAGTGGCGCCTTTCCGAAGCTAA